The following coding sequences are from one Odocoileus virginianus isolate 20LAN1187 ecotype Illinois chromosome 7, Ovbor_1.2, whole genome shotgun sequence window:
- the PRAP1 gene encoding proline-rich acidic protein 1 isoform X1 — MRRLLLLTGLAAVLLLEAGSARTHQVRVQTKGKVGAEQDTLEAWDARMVESPEDNQLIWLLMAPKLMATSKEQQGAKAPAETEDALGRVLGPREGPEPDRDSLFHDGPEEALEEARPWARVLRPRQVLHGPEEDRDHIYHPREP, encoded by the exons ATGAGAAG gctCCTGCTGCTCACCGGCCTGGCGGCTGTGTTGCTGCTGGAGGCAGGCTCAGCCCGGACCCACCAG GTCCGCGTCCAGACCAAAGGCAAAGTCGGGGCTGAGCAGGACACACTGGA GGCCTGGGATGCCCGCATGGTCGAGTCTCCGGAGGACAACCAGCTCATCTGGCTGCTCATGGCACCCAAGCTCATGGCCACCAGCAAGGAGCAgcaag GTGCCAAAGCCCCGGCAGAGACGGAGGATGCCCTGGGCCGCGTCCTGGGCCCGAGGGAGGGTCCTGAGCCTGACCGGGACAGCCTGTTCCACGACGGGCCCgaggaggccctggaggaggcaaggCCCTGGGCTCGGGTGCTGCGCCCTCGCCAGGTGCTTCACGGACCCGAGGAGGACCGAGACCACATCTACCACCCCAGGGAGCCCTGA
- the PRAP1 gene encoding proline-rich acidic protein 1 isoform X2, which translates to MLPAQGQLSHAWRVRVQTKGKVGAEQDTLEAWDARMVESPEDNQLIWLLMAPKLMATSKEQQGAKAPAETEDALGRVLGPREGPEPDRDSLFHDGPEEALEEARPWARVLRPRQVLHGPEEDRDHIYHPREP; encoded by the exons ATGCTCCCTGCACAGGGACAGCTGAGCCACGCTTGGCGG GTCCGCGTCCAGACCAAAGGCAAAGTCGGGGCTGAGCAGGACACACTGGA GGCCTGGGATGCCCGCATGGTCGAGTCTCCGGAGGACAACCAGCTCATCTGGCTGCTCATGGCACCCAAGCTCATGGCCACCAGCAAGGAGCAgcaag GTGCCAAAGCCCCGGCAGAGACGGAGGATGCCCTGGGCCGCGTCCTGGGCCCGAGGGAGGGTCCTGAGCCTGACCGGGACAGCCTGTTCCACGACGGGCCCgaggaggccctggaggaggcaaggCCCTGGGCTCGGGTGCTGCGCCCTCGCCAGGTGCTTCACGGACCCGAGGAGGACCGAGACCACATCTACCACCCCAGGGAGCCCTGA